A stretch of the Halomonas sp. CH40 genome encodes the following:
- the pseC gene encoding UDP-4-amino-4,6-dideoxy-N-acetyl-beta-L-altrosamine transaminase: MIPYGRQDIQQADIDAVLEVLSSDFLTQGPQVPAFEQQVAEHVGAKHALAVNSATSALHIACLALGLGEGDWLWTSPVTFVASANCGLYCGAQVDFVDIDPRTYNLCTKALEAKLEQAEREGRLPKVVVAVHLCGQPCDMQAIHTLSRRYGFKIIEDASHAIGGKYQGEYIGNGRYSDITVFSFHPVKIITTAEGGMALTNDDELANRMSLLRSHGITRDPAQMTHESEGPWYYQQIALGFNYRMTDLQAALGLAQLERLDEYVARRHTLAKRYDALLEELPVKTPWQHPDSYSGLHLYAIRLQLDAIDKTHRQVFEALREKGIGVNLHYIPVHTQPYYQDMGFKPEDFPESIGYYREAVSLPMYPTMTEEQQDEVLDVLKEVLS, translated from the coding sequence ATGATTCCCTACGGTCGCCAGGATATTCAGCAAGCGGATATTGATGCCGTGCTTGAGGTGCTTTCCTCAGACTTCCTGACCCAAGGCCCCCAGGTACCGGCCTTTGAGCAACAAGTGGCTGAGCACGTGGGCGCCAAGCATGCCCTGGCCGTTAACAGTGCCACCTCTGCGCTGCATATTGCCTGCCTGGCGCTGGGGTTGGGTGAGGGCGACTGGTTATGGACATCACCGGTGACCTTTGTCGCCTCTGCCAACTGTGGGCTGTATTGCGGCGCGCAGGTGGATTTTGTGGATATCGACCCGCGAACCTACAACCTTTGCACCAAGGCGCTGGAAGCCAAGCTGGAGCAGGCGGAAAGAGAAGGGCGCCTGCCCAAGGTGGTGGTGGCGGTACATCTCTGTGGCCAGCCCTGCGATATGCAGGCTATTCACACCCTCAGCCGTCGCTATGGTTTCAAGATAATTGAAGATGCCTCGCATGCGATTGGAGGCAAGTATCAGGGTGAATATATCGGTAACGGTCGCTACTCGGATATCACGGTGTTCAGCTTTCACCCGGTGAAAATTATCACCACGGCGGAAGGCGGCATGGCGCTGACCAACGATGATGAACTGGCTAACCGTATGAGCTTGTTGCGCAGCCACGGCATCACCCGCGACCCGGCACAGATGACCCATGAATCCGAAGGACCCTGGTATTACCAGCAAATAGCACTTGGTTTTAACTACCGTATGACAGACCTCCAGGCCGCCCTGGGCCTAGCCCAGCTTGAACGCCTGGATGAATACGTGGCTCGTAGGCATACACTGGCCAAGCGCTATGATGCCTTGTTGGAAGAGTTACCCGTTAAGACGCCCTGGCAGCATCCCGATAGCTATTCAGGTTTGCACCTATACGCCATTCGCCTGCAGTTGGATGCAATCGACAAGACCCACCGCCAGGTATTTGAAGCACTGCGCGAGAAAGGCATCGGCGTTAACTTGCACTATATCCCCGTGCATACTCAGCCTTACTATCAGGATATGGGCTTCAAACCAGAAGATTTCCCGGAATCGATAGGCTATTACCGCGAGGCCGTCAGCCTGCCAATGTACCCGACCATGACGGAAGAGCAGCAGGATGAGGTGCTAGACGTTTTGAAGGAAGTATTATCCTGA
- the pseF gene encoding pseudaminic acid cytidylyltransferase, translated as MQVAIIPARGGSKRIPRKNIKAFCGKPMIAWSIQAALESRCFERVIVSTDDAEIADVAQQWGAEVPFIRPAELSDDHTGTIPVIAHAVQWLGNAGQAPSSACCIYATAPFVQPQDLQRGEQVLQQYPYVDYAFSVTSYAFPIQRALRLTPEGRVAMFQPENFNTRSQDLEEAWHDAGQFYWGRAEAWLAGQALFSEQAIPVKLPRYRVQDIDTPEDWKRAEGLFKAMQKG; from the coding sequence ATGCAGGTTGCCATCATTCCAGCCCGTGGCGGCAGTAAACGTATCCCGCGTAAGAACATCAAAGCGTTTTGCGGCAAGCCCATGATTGCCTGGTCGATTCAAGCAGCGCTTGAAAGCAGGTGTTTCGAGCGTGTGATTGTTTCCACCGATGATGCAGAAATTGCTGACGTTGCGCAGCAGTGGGGGGCTGAGGTGCCGTTTATTCGCCCAGCAGAACTCTCGGATGATCACACCGGTACTATTCCTGTCATCGCCCATGCTGTTCAGTGGTTGGGCAATGCGGGGCAGGCACCGAGCTCTGCATGTTGTATTTATGCCACAGCGCCTTTCGTGCAGCCACAGGATCTGCAACGGGGTGAACAAGTCTTGCAGCAATACCCATATGTTGATTACGCCTTTTCCGTGACCAGCTACGCCTTCCCTATTCAGCGCGCACTGCGCCTCACACCTGAAGGCCGTGTTGCTATGTTCCAGCCCGAAAACTTCAATACCCGTTCCCAGGATCTCGAAGAAGCCTGGCACGATGCCGGGCAATTCTATTGGGGCAGAGCCGAGGCATGGCTTGCTGGCCAGGCGCTGTTTTCTGAACAGGCTATACCCGTAAAACTTCCGCGTTACCGTGTTCAGGATATTGATACGCCCGAAGACTGGAAGCGAGCTGAAGGGTTGTTTAAAGCGATGCAAAAGGGCTGA
- the pseG gene encoding UDP-2,4-diacetamido-2,4,6-trideoxy-beta-L-altropyranose hydrolase, whose translation MKIAFRVDASIEIGTGHVMRCLTLADALRQQGHTCRFISRAHDGHLGEVIRQKGFTLHLLPQPETQEPLEEERAQLAHADWLGASWQADAEQTLGCIADEHFDWLVVDHYALDACWEAAVVPSQTRLLVIDDLADRHHLADVLLDQNLGRKASDYDRLVPDHCQRLIGPEFALLRPEFAQWREASLTRRRENPQLRHLLISLGGVDKDNVTGQVLEALASCELPDETYITVIVGSTAPWLEEVKAKAKALPWPTEFAVSVNDMARRMAEADLAIGAAGSTSWERCCLGLPTLMLVLAENQKEVACYLDQLGAAKLVGIPADLPRNLPVSISEMTGSVYTRMSEISSEITKANGVCSLAFVMKDFESILKMEPER comes from the coding sequence ATGAAAATCGCCTTCCGCGTAGACGCTTCAATAGAAATTGGCACTGGGCATGTAATGCGTTGCCTGACGCTAGCAGATGCATTGCGCCAACAAGGCCATACATGCCGTTTTATCTCCCGGGCACATGATGGCCATTTGGGTGAGGTGATTAGGCAAAAAGGCTTCACCCTGCATTTATTGCCACAGCCTGAGACCCAAGAACCATTGGAAGAAGAGAGAGCTCAACTTGCACATGCCGATTGGCTGGGCGCTTCCTGGCAAGCCGATGCCGAGCAAACATTGGGCTGTATTGCCGATGAGCATTTCGATTGGCTGGTGGTGGATCACTATGCCCTAGATGCCTGTTGGGAAGCCGCAGTAGTGCCAAGCCAGACGCGGCTATTAGTAATTGACGATCTCGCAGATCGGCACCACTTAGCTGATGTATTGTTGGATCAAAATCTTGGGCGCAAAGCAAGTGATTATGACCGCCTGGTACCTGATCACTGCCAACGTTTGATTGGCCCTGAATTTGCCTTGCTGCGCCCTGAATTTGCACAGTGGCGAGAAGCAAGCCTTACGCGTCGGCGTGAGAACCCTCAGCTCAGGCATCTGCTTATCAGCCTTGGTGGCGTTGATAAAGATAACGTGACTGGCCAGGTGCTAGAGGCGCTTGCAAGCTGTGAATTGCCTGATGAAACGTATATTACTGTGATTGTGGGCAGTACAGCCCCATGGCTGGAAGAAGTGAAAGCCAAAGCTAAGGCGCTGCCCTGGCCAACCGAATTTGCGGTCAGCGTTAACGATATGGCGCGCCGTATGGCAGAAGCCGATCTAGCCATTGGCGCAGCGGGCAGTACCTCCTGGGAACGCTGTTGTCTTGGATTGCCTACCTTGATGTTGGTATTAGCAGAGAATCAAAAAGAAGTTGCATGTTACCTTGATCAATTAGGTGCTGCCAAGTTGGTTGGCATACCTGCTGATCTTCCAAGAAACCTTCCTGTTTCTATATCTGAAATGACTGGTAGTGTTTATACCCGCATGAGCGAAATTTCTTCTGAAATTACAAAAGCTAATGGAGTTTGCAGCTTGGCTTTTGTAATGAAAGATTTTGAGAGCATATTAAAAATGGAGCCGGAGAGATAA
- the pseH gene encoding UDP-4-amino-4,6-dideoxy-N-acetyl-beta-L-altrosamine N-acetyltransferase: MEKQLGKFRAIQNSDLELMLSWRNMPSVRRYMYTRHEITLEEHRLWWEKVCSRSDQQYFLYEYDSTPLGVVGFSQINNDDMNSSWAFYASPEAPRGTGSRMEYLALEKVFREMMLHKLYCEVLDFNGAVIKLHQKFGFSIEGTFREHHQVDGEYVDIIRLGILKGEWELIRESILKKLISQR; the protein is encoded by the coding sequence ATGGAAAAGCAGCTAGGGAAGTTTCGAGCTATTCAAAATAGTGATCTTGAGCTGATGCTTAGCTGGCGTAACATGCCTTCTGTGCGCCGGTATATGTACACACGCCATGAAATTACTCTTGAAGAACATCGTCTCTGGTGGGAAAAGGTTTGTAGCCGTAGTGATCAACAATATTTTCTTTACGAGTATGATAGTACACCACTAGGAGTGGTGGGGTTTTCACAAATTAACAACGACGATATGAACTCAAGTTGGGCATTTTATGCATCACCAGAAGCTCCACGTGGTACTGGCTCTAGAATGGAGTATCTTGCTCTTGAAAAAGTATTTAGAGAAATGATGCTTCACAAGTTGTACTGTGAAGTTCTTGATTTTAATGGTGCAGTAATAAAGCTGCATCAAAAATTTGGATTCAGTATTGAAGGTACTTTTAGAGAACATCATCAAGTAGATGGGGAGTACGTTGATATTATAAGGCTTGGTATATTGAAGGGCGAGTGGGAATTAATTCGTGAAAGTATTTTAAAAAAACTTATTTCTCAACGCTAA
- the pseI gene encoding pseudaminic acid synthase — protein sequence MPSITIDGRNIDQKNSPYIIAELSANHNGSIETAKKIIEEAAKAGADAVKLQTYRPDTITLDCDDDEFKIKGGLWDGRTLYELYEEAHMPWEWHKPLFEHARKLGITIFSSPFDNTAVDLLEELGAPAYKIASFEAVDLPLIEYVAKTGKPMIISTGMADIEEIQEAIEAARGAGCEQLAILHCVSGYPAPAADYNLRTIPDMIERFGLVTGLSDHTIDNTTAITSVALGASLIEKHFTLDRNGGGPDDSFSLEPAELAALCRDTKTAWQALGQVDYGRKSSEQGNVQFRCSLYFVKDLKAGDVITEDAVRSVRPGYGLAPKRLKEVVGQKVNCDVVANTPVGNEVLNPGFE from the coding sequence ATGCCTAGTATAACAATCGACGGACGTAATATTGATCAGAAGAATTCTCCTTATATCATCGCTGAGCTTTCTGCCAACCATAATGGCAGCATTGAAACTGCAAAAAAAATTATAGAAGAAGCGGCTAAAGCCGGAGCTGATGCAGTCAAGCTGCAGACATACCGCCCAGACACCATTACGCTTGACTGCGATGATGATGAATTCAAGATCAAAGGTGGCTTATGGGATGGCCGAACCCTCTATGAGCTTTACGAAGAAGCGCATATGCCCTGGGAGTGGCACAAGCCACTGTTTGAGCATGCCCGTAAGCTTGGCATTACCATCTTCAGCTCTCCTTTCGATAATACAGCGGTAGACCTGCTAGAAGAACTTGGTGCCCCAGCCTACAAAATTGCTTCTTTTGAAGCCGTTGATCTGCCGCTGATTGAGTACGTAGCCAAAACCGGCAAACCAATGATTATTTCTACTGGCATGGCTGATATAGAAGAGATTCAGGAAGCCATCGAGGCAGCACGTGGTGCAGGTTGTGAACAGCTGGCGATTCTCCACTGTGTAAGTGGCTACCCCGCCCCAGCGGCAGACTACAACCTGCGTACCATCCCTGATATGATCGAACGTTTTGGCCTAGTAACAGGCCTCTCCGACCATACCATAGATAACACCACCGCCATCACCAGCGTTGCACTCGGCGCCAGCCTGATCGAGAAACACTTTACCCTCGACCGCAACGGTGGTGGCCCCGATGACAGCTTCTCCCTGGAACCCGCAGAACTCGCTGCCCTATGCCGTGATACCAAAACCGCCTGGCAGGCCCTAGGCCAAGTCGATTACGGGCGTAAATCCAGCGAGCAAGGCAATGTGCAGTTCCGCTGCTCGCTGTATTTTGTGAAAGATCTAAAAGCAGGAGACGTAATTACCGAAGACGCGGTGAGAAGCGTAAGGCCGGGGTATGGGTTAGCCCCGAAAAGGTTAAAAGAGGTTGTTGGCCAGAAAGTAAACTGTGATGTTGTTGCTAATACGCCGGTTGGTAATGAAGTGCTGAATCCTGGTTTTGAATAA
- a CDS encoding N-acetylneuraminate synthase family protein, translating to MYKWLPSPSGRLQLAYHPDMIKRFSLVKGLSDHTIDNTSVITSVALGASLIEKHFTLDRNGGGPDDSFSLEPAELAALCRDTKTAWQALGQVDYGRKSSEQDNVQFRRSLYFVKDLKAGDVITEDGVRSVRPGYELAPKMLVYIIGQRVIKCGVPDDHMGYRSYPLLAARELLQQCTREQVYRHQTA from the coding sequence TTGTATAAGTGGCTACCCAGCCCTAGCGGCAGACTACAACTTGCGTACCACCCCGATATGATAAAACGCTTTAGCTTAGTAAAAGGCCTCTCCGACCATACTATTGATAACACCAGCGTCATCACCAGCGTTGCACTCGGTGCCAGCCTGATCGAGAAACACTTTACCCTCGACCGCAACGGTGGCGGACCCGACGACAGCTTCTCCCTGGAACCCGCAGAACTCGCTGCTCTTTGCCGAGATACCAAAACCGCCTGGCAGGCCCTAGGCCAAGTCGATTACGGGCGCAAATCCAGCGAGCAGGACAATGTACAGTTCCGCCGCTCGCTGTATTTTGTGAAAGATCTAAAAGCAGGAGACGTAATTACCGAAGACGGGGTGAGAAGCGTAAGGCCGGGGTATGAATTAGCTCCGAAGATGTTGGTCTACATTATTGGGCAGAGAGTCATTAAATGTGGGGTCCCTGATGATCACATGGGCTATAGAAGTTATCCTCTATTGGCCGCTAGAGAGCTTCTACAGCAATGCACCCGGGAGCAGGTCTATAGACATCAAACTGCATAA
- a CDS encoding glycosyltransferase, which yields MEKKDERKKICIIAPYSGTKSGGNLVLRKIKNHLNGKNECTMLYAPPYLRVKGYRFLFRLAKYLRYILSGNLFKNKIYFCKTVPDVLFFSWPDDIEYVEEKKICRIVQVVQSDDIWGAEVENVIKVKNKDSIEKVYVAKHLASDNGKDLIVNLFEMLGEINSGSVGKRGQISSFISGAWFKGAYLNDYYSRLLANELNLEYVSFGQGGSSISDRSLPYLKKPDLINILSQSKLFISLSHHEGMPILVLEAIASGTLCVLSDIPAHREIFHNFPERVYLLDRSKKISDLKDEIKIKLNDFENLPQLRSMNEEGYQSFDKILECIL from the coding sequence ATGGAAAAAAAAGATGAGCGCAAGAAAATATGTATCATAGCACCATATTCTGGCACTAAGTCTGGTGGTAATCTTGTTCTTAGAAAAATAAAAAACCATCTTAATGGAAAAAATGAATGCACCATGCTTTACGCACCACCTTATTTAAGGGTTAAAGGTTATCGTTTTCTGTTCAGGCTTGCGAAGTATCTAAGATATATTTTGTCTGGTAACTTGTTTAAAAACAAAATTTATTTCTGTAAAACAGTGCCAGATGTTTTGTTTTTTTCTTGGCCTGACGACATTGAGTATGTGGAAGAAAAAAAAATTTGTAGAATCGTTCAAGTAGTACAGTCCGATGATATATGGGGAGCAGAAGTAGAAAATGTAATAAAGGTGAAAAATAAAGATAGCATTGAAAAGGTATATGTTGCTAAACACCTTGCCTCGGATAATGGAAAAGATTTAATAGTAAATTTATTTGAAATGCTAGGTGAAATTAATTCTGGAAGTGTTGGGAAAAGAGGGCAAATTTCTTCTTTTATATCAGGGGCTTGGTTTAAGGGAGCTTATTTAAACGACTATTACTCTAGGCTCTTAGCCAACGAACTTAATTTAGAATACGTTTCCTTCGGGCAGGGGGGAAGTTCCATTTCTGATCGCAGTCTGCCATACTTAAAAAAACCAGATTTGATAAATATTTTGTCGCAAAGTAAGCTGTTCATTTCTCTGTCGCATCATGAAGGTATGCCTATATTGGTTCTTGAAGCTATCGCATCAGGGACACTTTGTGTACTTTCTGATATCCCTGCTCACAGAGAAATCTTTCATAACTTCCCTGAAAGAGTGTATTTATTAGATAGGTCAAAAAAAATCTCTGATTTGAAGGATGAGATAAAAATCAAATTAAATGATTTTGAAAATTTACCCCAGTTGAGAAGTATGAATGAAGAAGGTTATCAATCTTTTGATAAAATATTAGAGTGCATATTGTGA
- the galE gene encoding UDP-glucose 4-epimerase GalE codes for MKIMVTGGAGYLGSHTVLELLRNGHNVVVLDNLCNSSRESLRRVKQLAGTDMVFVQGDIRDRTLLDRLFSEHAVKAVIHFAGLKAVGESMRQPLTYYENNVTGTVTLCQAMKAAGVTRLVFSSSATVYGDAHTMPLHEGLITGLPTNPYGRSKLMVEEVLRDLAVSDPHWSIALLRYFNPVGAHASGQIGEDPQGIPNNLLPYVAQVAVGRRECLAIYGSDYPTPDGTGVRDYIHVMDLAEGHLCALNALAERHGVRTWNLGTGQGHSVLEVIKAFEEASGREVPYRIEPRRSGDVASCWADASLAERELCWKARRSLGDMMADTWRWQHKNPDGYR; via the coding sequence ATGAAGATTATGGTCACCGGTGGTGCTGGCTATCTCGGTTCCCACACCGTGCTGGAGTTGCTTCGCAATGGACATAACGTTGTGGTGTTGGATAATCTTTGCAATTCCTCGCGAGAATCACTGCGAAGAGTGAAGCAACTGGCCGGAACAGATATGGTGTTTGTACAGGGCGATATTCGTGACCGGACTTTGCTGGATCGTTTGTTCAGTGAACATGCGGTCAAAGCCGTGATTCACTTTGCCGGGCTTAAGGCGGTGGGGGAAAGCATGCGGCAGCCGCTCACCTATTACGAGAATAACGTCACCGGCACCGTTACGCTGTGCCAAGCCATGAAGGCGGCTGGAGTCACGCGCCTGGTGTTCAGCTCTTCGGCCACCGTATATGGTGATGCCCACACCATGCCGCTGCATGAAGGCCTTATCACCGGGCTGCCCACCAACCCTTACGGCCGCTCCAAACTGATGGTGGAGGAGGTGCTGAGGGATCTAGCCGTATCGGATCCGCACTGGTCCATTGCGCTGTTGCGCTACTTCAACCCGGTAGGCGCCCATGCAAGCGGGCAGATCGGCGAAGACCCTCAAGGCATTCCCAATAACCTGCTGCCCTATGTGGCTCAGGTCGCCGTGGGACGCCGAGAGTGCCTGGCGATCTATGGCAGCGACTACCCAACGCCAGATGGCACCGGAGTTCGAGACTACATCCATGTGATGGATCTTGCAGAAGGGCACCTGTGCGCGCTGAATGCCCTGGCAGAACGCCACGGAGTGCGCACTTGGAACCTGGGCACTGGCCAGGGACACTCGGTACTCGAGGTGATCAAGGCCTTTGAGGAGGCTTCGGGACGGGAGGTGCCCTATCGCATCGAGCCGCGCCGCTCCGGCGACGTGGCCTCTTGCTGGGCCGATGCGTCACTTGCCGAGCGAGAGCTTTGCTGGAAGGCCCGCCGCAGTCTGGGCGATATGATGGCCGATACCTGGCGCTGGCAGCACAAGAACCCTGATGGCTATCGATGA